Part of the Zingiber officinale cultivar Zhangliang chromosome 8A, Zo_v1.1, whole genome shotgun sequence genome, ACCCGAAATCGCCTGGAACACTCCACCTTAGGGGTTTGAGATCGAACAAGGCACGACAACGAGGGGGGAGGGGTTGATCTCCGATTCTCCTCTCGCTCGCTCTCCTGCCCACTGGCCGAGGGCTGAGCTATCTGTACGTCTTCTGGTTATCGTAGCGCCGTCGGTAAAGGGAGAGGAGTTTGTAGCGGTTCGAATCGCTTATCGTTCTACAGAACGAGTAGATATCGCTCCGCGCCCTGCCTCCGGGTGTGCAGACGAAACGCGTCATCTCAACCGTTCGTTATATTTATCATGATATCTTCTTATTATTATTTACCTTGCATTTTCCTAAATTaatataaatcttaaattttaataatctttagtattaatttaaaaacataacaTACGAGAGATTAAACATCCAACAACATATTTTAtactcacatatatatatattatggacGCTTGGAATTGATCCAGTCATCTGAAATGAATTTAGACGCATAGACTcgttcattaattttttttaaaaaaattattttaggatatattatatatatttaaaatttaaaatttaaaattttagaatttaggaaTTGAGTTATAACAAATTTGATTTAATAAGATTTTCTCTCTAAGATTCAAACTTTCTTCATAAGGTTCTGACTCTGTGACAAGTTTGTCAGGATGGCTAGATTAATTTCAGACACCTCgatttactttttttatttttttctcgatTTCCTTTTTgtatgtttatttttaaaaataaaagaatttcttaaatcatgaatttgaaatattctaaatacatatattatactCCATGAAcatctaaaattatttatcttgaaCAAAAAAGACAGAAcctaaagaaaaattttattaacttaaactcattataactcaactcctaaattctaaaatcttaaaccctaaatacatataacatactccataaatatataaaatttttaatcttaaacactataataataaaaaaaatcttattaaatcaaattcattAGAACCAATttctaaatcctaaaatttaaaaatctgtACTGTACTATGTTACAATttctaaatcctaaaatttaaaaatctgtACTGTACTATGTTACCATTAGCGCATGGATAAATTGTAGATGCCCAAGTTAAATccggatatatatatatttctgtgAAGGACCTCATCGAAGCCAGCCTGTACCTCCCTTATAATCAGTTTTTTCTTTTGGTATTTCTTACTAATTCACCATCATCAGATACCTTTATTAGAGCCCTTTGTTGCTCTACCCGAAAATCGCAAGACCTGGCAACCATCAGATCTGTTAACTGCCGCCGATAGGGACGAACTCGACAGAAGCCAACCTGACACATATCCGATCTGCCTAAAGAACTCGACTACGGACACACGATGGAGTCAGCCGACCAGATCAATGACAATAAAGAACCATTTAATAAAATCACATTAATGAAAAAACTGGAACATTAAAAATGCAATCCAAAGAAAAGATCAAGACATGAACCGTCAACAAATTGGTTTATCGTCTAACTTTTGGTTCCAAACAAAGATTGAACAGAACAGTTGTTCAGGTAGAAGGAATGTGACTCGTCACGGCTGGCCGAGAAGTGATGGCCTGTAGAAAGCATGACTTTGCGCTAGCACGATTCGGTCGCGCGGATCGTTCATTGTTTCGTCCCGCAGAGCTTGAAGGATCGCTTCGGTTGGAAGTTCTCTGCAGACAAAGTCGACAACAACTTAAATATGATCAGTGACCAAACGAAAAAGAATCCTCTCACCTTTTTATCAAGATCTTGTGTAGTGTTTTCAGAATGGGGCATAATTGGACTGGAGTAACAGGCTTCTTCTCTTCAGGATCAAGAACACTTAAGCTGGCTTGACTCAGGAGTTCAAAAAATGCATGCACAGCAGAGACACCCTGAAACAATTGAATGTCTTTAGTAAACATGGAAAATGGAAATCTGAAACCACAAATATGAGGAGTCAGTGTTGGGGCAAGATTATATACCTGAATTGTACCTTTTCCTTTGATACTGTCACCCATGTCGAGACTGAGTTCCCCCTTGGCTAGCATCTGACCGTACCATGCGTTGCGACCTTTCAACAGAGTAACATATGTGTCGGCTAGCAATGGGCCGGCCAGTTTCTCTGGCTCTTCGGTCAACAGATGAGTGATGAATATCATCTCCGATGTGCAATGCGCAAAGTATACCGATTTGCTAGTAGCACTTTCATTGGTTAGAGCTGCTATCATCCCTGAAGAAATACAAATTGTCAAGAAAGAAATGAGACGACAAACAGTTTGTAAGATAAAGCAAAGGTATTGATCATGGCAATTAGCTGCAAAATCCCGTGCAACGCGATGAACTAGGACTGATACCCTTGAAACTCCTTTGTTGGGGTTAAACAGATACTAATGTGATCATCATCGTGAAACTAAATCATGATTTTCTATCTCGATTGCACAGTTTTGAGGCTTTTGGCTGGTCATAGGATTCTAAGAGAGGGAGAATCAATTTTGTGATATTCAACCTGTTGATGCTTTTCCATTGTTCATTTGCTTCTTTTACGGTTACTAGCATCTCCTGAAGAATGCTGATCGATGTGCCAACCATTGGTGTGAACTAGGTTGCTAGTTATTCTTATCCGTCGGTTTTAGCTACATGCTTAAGTTGGCAGTGCTAGCCATTGGTGGAAACAAGGTCGCAAAAGTGGTTCTCATACATTGGTCAGAACTATTTCCATCTCGCAGAAGTAAAACGATAATGTTCATCTCCAATGACATAGCCGTATAGGCAAAGAAAGAGTACCTGCACCGATAGCATAGACATTCTTCAATCCGCCCATAACCTCATGAGTAATAAGATCACTGTTATCCCAGACAATAAAATGGGGCTGCCTCAAGAACTTAGCGAGTGGTTTCCTCCACTTTTCAGCTCCACATATGCGAGCATTCGCGTATTCCTTGTTGTAAATCTCTGAAGCAATATTTGGCCCGCCGACATAGAGAATGTTCTCCATTGGAACTCCAGCTGCAAAACACATTCAGAATGCATGATAAGTGTTACTGATTCTCCAATACAGAATGCTTAGTTGCCCGAGGAGGCACCAAATGATCAAGCAAGATTGAATTTTGACTAATGGAAAAGTTACAGTAAGTTCTTCATCAGGTGTTACACCATGTCATTAAGCATATAAAAGTTGCAATTTTTCTCATCAGAAAGAACACTATCTGATCAGTAGTAATCGACCAAGAAAGTAAGAACATCTTAAGGAATTTGGGAGTTAGAGAGATTGATTACTTGCAAGGTTGATCATCTGAGTAGGTGTGATAATGCGTGGAAGGGGATCCAGAGCTGCCTCAATGCCCTTGGCCAGAGAGATGATTATTGGGGGGCTTCGCCTGTCCTTCCAGTACCGAGCAATTTCCTCGAACACCTCGCGGGTCTCCGTGGACGGCAAACCGTTCACCACAATGTCAGCGTCCCACACCGCCTCCTGCAAGTTGGTGACGACCTTGAGCGGGCAAACCGGCGTGTCGATCATGTTCAAGCAGAAGCCGTCCTTCAATATCTCGTCGGCGTAGAGGGTGCGGTCGCCGAGCCTGCCCTCGACGTACTTGAGGTAGGCGCAGCGGCGGATCAGCCGCCGGAGGACGTCCTCCCTCGAGTTGATCACCTCGAAGAGGTGCTCCGCGGTGGCGCGGTCGACGGCCCGCCCCGGCCGCCGCCAAATCAGGATCTGGACCCCGTCGCGGAACTGACCGTACGCGTCCTGGATAAGGGCGGCGAAGACGGTTCCCCACGCGCCGGCGCCTACACCGACAATCTTGAGCAAGTCGCCCTCCGATTTGCCGAGGAGTCGACGGAGCTCTTCGAGCCTCTCTTCAGTGCCATTGCTGTGGCAGTGAGCGGACCCGTTGGATTCGTCGACGGTGCCCACCATGTCGCGTTAATTGAAATTAACAACCAAGAATAGCAGCTGCGAAGATCGCAAGAAGGGCAATTCTGAATTCTTGGAACTAAAAAAGGTGATCTTTTTGCCAAATAGAACTCTCGCCACGGACAGCCCCAAGACCTTTTCCCCCAAAATTCCTGCCTTTTTTATCGCTCGACACTCGAGAACCAAAGCGGAAACGCGAAGAATGCTTGAAATCAACACGGAGTTGCAGAGATATCACCGCCTATTTTATGGGAGCGCCCCAACAAGATTGGTTCTTTATGGGGGGAGCAGCAACAAAAAGGGGATCTTttgctggaaaaaaaaaaaactcttcccACCGACGGCCCCTAAAAACCTCCTCTCTTTTTCCCCCTAATTTCccgtcttcttcctcctcgacACTCCAGAATCAAGGCGGAGACGCAAAAAAATGCCTGAAATCAACACCGAAACGCAGCGATACCACCGAGGGAAGAGGCAACGAAAAGGTCCAAGGAGGCTTGAATTCTCCGCCCGAGCAGACGGCAAGACGTCTAAGGAAGCTACGGAGACGTGCGCCGCTGGAAAAGCGAGGACAGAGGGAGTTTAGTCATAAAAAACCCAGAGAGCGAAAGATCCGCGTGGCGCTATGTTGGCGAGAGCCAAAGCCGCGGCGCCGAGTTCCGCGTGTGGTTTCTCCAGGGTTCGCTATAGGCGAGACATGGATGCGTTGGACGACGGTCGGCGCCGCGCGCGGGTGGCCGGGTTGGCGGGGGCCGCGGGAGCGAGATTTTGATGGTTGGAAAGCGAGGGATGATGAGGTGGGCAGGCGCTGATGAGGAAGAAAGGTAAATCTATCTAGGTATATCACATCTCATCAATCTTTAcaataaaaaacttttaaaatataaaataaaaataaatggtatTTCTcaattagaaattttctttgtCAATAATATCAGGATATGCATAAACAATATTCCAAACCCTACtacctttttgtttttttttgattGGATATAGTTCTTGTGATCTAATTCGACTGTCTAATCCGATCACCAACTAAATCTAAAAAATAGAGATGAATCCTTACTCAGTACGAGATTAATATTGTCTGAAAATCGAACTCTCATTGTATAAGCATACTATCTCACTTCGCACCATGCTCCGGGGCCTATGACCCAAGTTGATGTTACTAAATGGAAATAACATCAAGCAATTAACGTTCCTATGCTTGTAGGTTTGTTCTAATCATCATGAGCTTTCAGCCTCTAAGCGATCGTCGTGAGCTCGTGGCCAAGTTGCAATCCTAAGTGCATTATTATGTTCTGATTTTGAATGGATTGAAagaaaaaattcttaattttcaTGCATTTCGccccttttgaaaaaaaaaaaaatctatttacctTTAACCGAAAGTAGGACTGTAAACAAACCGAGTTGAACTTTGggatgttcaaacttgtttgataaggtaatcaagcCGAGCCGctgagcttaaaatgaatcaaacttttgaaatgagtgttcaagcttgacttggtttattttttatgagtctgagcttgtttgaagcttgacttgagcttcgttcgtttagatgttatcaagctctcaatttaagcttggtttgagcttggttcctttatatgttatcaagttctcaattcaaggctacttgattgtttgaaatttttagttgtttgattgattattgagtttgataatttaaatttatttagcatattgaaaagagttttattaatgaacatggttcacgaacgttgttcataaacgttaacgagctgaacacatatgtgttcaaacatatttgtttaacttaacgagctgtttgtttaattaattttatgtatattgaacaaatataaataagctcttaccaagctaaacactaaacttgttcacgaatgcttggttcatttacagccctagtcgaagcattttatttttaatttttttatgttatttattagATGAAATATAAATCCTGATACTATGTTCTCTTGGAGGATTACTTTAGAATGAAAGAGGAATTTTAGGAAAATATCATCTATTTATAGGAATCCATAAATACctcattccaaaaataaaaagttcaaaataattaagattttttacAAAACGAAATCTTCTAAGTTCGATTCtatgaaaaaatttataaaagcatTTGATTTACTTCTATTTTATTTTCGGAATGTATCTTAAGTTTTTGAATTAATTCTTTTTCTAACATCAATTCAacttttgaacttaatttatcaTGCAATGAGAATTTATATTTTACTTATATTAGACATTTTCTAATATCTACCGAGTTTAAAGATCGCTCCGTGGTTCACCCGTGCTTTCTAAATTTATCCATGGGCTAAATTATCTACCTTAGAATTAATCGGATCATAAGTACTGAATAtgatttagaaataaaattttcattttttaaataagtttaatgaGTGAGTGCAGTATTTTAAAGGATGAATATTATATTCTACTATTACAATATATTTGTTAAACGATGTAAAAAAGTTTCAACAACGTTGACTTTGTAAGTTTTTTGTTGCTAAATGAACAACATAAACACATCAACCATGACTTGACTATTTCCTCGCACGATAAAAAAATTATACGCTCATTACTTCATTTTAGCCTTTCTATTTTCGTATCAAGCTacactatttttca contains:
- the LOC122008889 gene encoding probable glycerol-3-phosphate dehydrogenase [NAD(+)] 1, cytosolic, with translation MVGTVDESNGSAHCHSNGTEERLEELRRLLGKSEGDLLKIVGVGAGAWGTVFAALIQDAYGQFRDGVQILIWRRPGRAVDRATAEHLFEVINSREDVLRRLIRRCAYLKYVEGRLGDRTLYADEILKDGFCLNMIDTPVCPLKVVTNLQEAVWDADIVVNGLPSTETREVFEEIARYWKDRRSPPIIISLAKGIEAALDPLPRIITPTQMINLATGVPMENILYVGGPNIASEIYNKEYANARICGAEKWRKPLAKFLRQPHFIVWDNSDLITHEVMGGLKNVYAIGAGMIAALTNESATSKSVYFAHCTSEMIFITHLLTEEPEKLAGPLLADTYVTLLKGRNAWYGQMLAKGELSLDMGDSIKGKGTIQGVSAVHAFFELLSQASLSVLDPEEKKPVTPVQLCPILKTLHKILIKRELPTEAILQALRDETMNDPRDRIVLAQSHAFYRPSLLGQP